The Brachyspira hyodysenteriae ATCC 27164 sequence TACCTATTTTTTTACCAGCTATTAGATTAGTAGGTATTGTAGCAGCTGAAGAGCATGTTCCAAGCGATACCAATGAAGGCGGTATAATATATTTCCAAAATAATTTTACTCCATTCATACCTGCAGATAAATATGCAAATATTGTATTTGAAGCAAAATAGAATATTGCAGCTGCAATAAAATATATTATCAAAGCTCTAGATAACGGTCCTGATATTGCAGAACCATTTGTACCTACAAGAGAAGCAAAAAATGCTCCCAATCCTATAGGTGCTATGTACATAACATATGAAACAACTTTTGATATTATAGTTGTTAATGATGCAAATAAATTTACAACAGGTTTTCCTGCTTCTCCAGATTTTACAACAGCAATACCTACAATTATAGCAAATACTATTAAAGCCATTAAATTTTGTCTTGACCATAAAAGAGGAAAATCATTTACAGTAAACATACCAAGTATATTTGAATTACTTGTAATATTACTTATTGTTTCATTCATAGCTATATCTACACCCTCAGCAGGATTAAAAATTATAGTTATAACAAGCATATAAATAGCTGCTAAGGTTTCTGTAACTATAAAAATTAAAATCATAATAAATAAAACTTTTCCTATCTTACTTGTATTTTCCATATTTGCTATCGAATATACAAGAGAAACAAATATCATAGGAACTACACAGCAATAAAGTAAATTCAAAAATATATCAGCAATAGGCTGCAAAACAACTGCCTTTTCTCCAAAAACTACTCCGATTATAGAACCTACAATCATTCCAAAAATTAATATAAACGAAAACTTATAATTTTTTAAAATATTCATATTCTTTTTCTGAATCAACAAATTTATTAAATACAATATACGATTTTTTATATGAATTATAAAAAATCGTATATTGTATAATTTTAATTATTACTTACAATTCTATTTTTAAACCAATCTTTTCCTTCTACTATTCTAGAAACCAACATTCCTGCAACATTATCACCAACAGAGTTTACCATAGTAGCAGGAGGATCAACAAGTATACCTATAGTAGCTATTAGAGGGAATGCCTCTGGAGGGAATCCATATATAGAAACTATAAGCATTTCACTAATAAGTCCGCCGCCAGGTATAGCACCATTAGCCATTCCAGCAAGAGTAACAAATATTATAGAACCTATCCAAACATCAATACCTGTAAAGTTCATACCAAATACACCATAAAGGAAAGCTATTTTTAATATACCGCTTAAACAAGTACCATCCATATGAGCTGTTGCTCCTATTGGTAAAACAATATTTCTTACATCTTCGCTAACACCTATTTTTTCAGATGCTTCTAAGTTTATAGGCAATGTTGCTATAGAACTCTGAGTTGATAAAGATGTAATCATAGGAGTTATTAAATACTTCATAGATTTTACACCATATTTTCCGGCAGCAATATAACCGTATATAGGGAAGAAAATAAAGAAATATAAGAATGCAGCAGGATAATAAACTGCACAAGCTCTTGCATAAGTACCTATCAATTCAGGTCCGAACTTTCCTACCAAATTGGCAAAATAAGCACCTAAACCTATAGGAGCATAATACATTATAATACTAACCAATTTCATTAAGGCTAATGTTGCAGCTTCAATGACTGGAATTATAGGTTTAGCTTTCTCTCCAACCAACTTTATAGAAAAACCAAAGAATAAAGAAAATACTATAAGAGGAAGCATATTACTTATAGAAAGCAAATCTTTAAAATCTGTAACTGTTACCATTTTTACCAATTGCTCTGATATTTTAGGAGGATTAGGATCTTCCACTTGTGTAACAGGCATAGTAAAACCTTCTGCAGGATTAAATACTCTTACTGTTATTATCATAACAGCAGCTGCAATAAGTCCTGTAATAATAAATACAATAAACATTGAAGCTACTATTTTACCTAATCTTTTCATATTATCCATTTGAATAATAGAATTGGTAATAGACAAAAATATTAAAGGAACAACTACAGTAAAAAGAACATTAATAAATATATCACCAAAAGGCTTTAAAACTGCAGCTTTCTCTTTAAGTATTATACCTAATATACTTCCAACAATTACTCCAGAAACTAAGAGTATAGGAAACCTATAATTTTTCCAAAAAGAACTTTTCATATTTCCTCCTTTTTATTATTTATAATTTTTATTTTTTAATTGTGAACTTACTTTATTTACAAATTCTTCTATATATTTAAAATCTGTAGCAAGATTTACTCTTATAAAGCCTTTGCAATTATCAGAGAACCATTCTCCAAAGTCTATAGCTATTTTACAATCATCCTGTATAAACTCTTTAACTCTATCAGGATTAACAACTTTTCTTAAATCCATAAAAGCCAAATATGTTCCTTCTAAAGGAGTTGTTATTATATCAGGAACTTTTGCTTTCAATTCATCTCTCATATATTCATAATTGCGTTTTAATGTTTTTAATAATCCATCAAGCCAATCTGATCCGTATTTATATGCTGCCTCTGTAGCAACCATACCTAAAAGACTTAATTCTGTTCTATTAACTGTATTAACATATTTGTTATATATATCTCTCATTTTTTCATCTGGTATAACAATATGAGAATTTAAAAGACATGCTAAATTGAATGTTTTTGAAGCAGAAGTTAAAACAATCAATTTATCAATATATTTATCTTTATTTTTTATAGAAAGTGCTGAAATGAAAGGTCTTACACCTAAATTTATATCCTGGTGAATTTCATCAGAAATAATAT is a genomic window containing:
- a CDS encoding dicarboxylate/amino acid:cation symporter — its product is MKSSFWKNYRFPILLVSGVIVGSILGIILKEKAAVLKPFGDIFINVLFTVVVPLIFLSITNSIIQMDNMKRLGKIVASMFIVFIITGLIAAAVMIITVRVFNPAEGFTMPVTQVEDPNPPKISEQLVKMVTVTDFKDLLSISNMLPLIVFSLFFGFSIKLVGEKAKPIIPVIEAATLALMKLVSIIMYYAPIGLGAYFANLVGKFGPELIGTYARACAVYYPAAFLYFFIFFPIYGYIAAGKYGVKSMKYLITPMITSLSTQSSIATLPINLEASEKIGVSEDVRNIVLPIGATAHMDGTCLSGILKIAFLYGVFGMNFTGIDVWIGSIIFVTLAGMANGAIPGGGLISEMLIVSIYGFPPEAFPLIATIGILVDPPATMVNSVGDNVAGMLVSRIVEGKDWFKNRIVSNN
- a CDS encoding MalY/PatB family protein, encoding MTVEEFNSKYLVTREGTNSQKWETLKDRRFKVDGLLPMWVADMEFKAPDEVLDALNKRVAHGVFGYTVLWDSYFEAFFNWQKSRYNIDLKEEWISFSTGVVTALYWLVNAFTNKGDSVVILTPVYYPFHNAVKDNERKLVKCELKNDNGVFSIDFNKLEDDIVKNNVKLMIFCNPHNPAGRVWTDEEIDKTFDICKKHNVYIISDEIHQDINLGVRPFISALSIKNKDKYIDKLIVLTSASKTFNLACLLNSHIVIPDEKMRDIYNKYVNTVNRTELSLLGMVATEAAYKYGSDWLDGLLKTLKRNYEYMRDELKAKVPDIITTPLEGTYLAFMDLRKVVNPDRVKEFIQDDCKIAIDFGEWFSDNCKGFIRVNLATDFKYIEEFVNKVSSQLKNKNYK
- a CDS encoding dicarboxylate/amino acid:cation symporter, whose amino-acid sequence is MNILKNYKFSFILIFGMIVGSIIGVVFGEKAVVLQPIADIFLNLLYCCVVPMIFVSLVYSIANMENTSKIGKVLFIMILIFIVTETLAAIYMLVITIIFNPAEGVDIAMNETISNITSNSNILGMFTVNDFPLLWSRQNLMALIVFAIIVGIAVVKSGEAGKPVVNLFASLTTIISKVVSYVMYIAPIGLGAFFASLVGTNGSAISGPLSRALIIYFIAAAIFYFASNTIFAYLSAGMNGVKLFWKYIIPPSLVSLGTCSSAATIPTNLIAGKKIGIPDDINDLTIPMGCNLHKAGATLITILKITFMCSMFNVNILEPQNMITAIIVSVLASSVMGAIPAGGYVGEIFIISAFNFPPEAIPIMVLIGTITDAPATTINATNDVGAGMLLSRILKGKNWMVKPAAE